In Lolium perenne isolate Kyuss_39 chromosome 5, Kyuss_2.0, whole genome shotgun sequence, the sequence TCCTCGTTGGTGAGGTCACCCAATTGGTTGATGCCGTATGCGGTTTCCCCGGCGGCGGCGTTGAGCTGGACGACGACGCGGCGATTGCCCTTGAACAACTTGTACCGGCACTCCTCCTCGCCGACGTCTTTGTAGGTCTTCCCGTACTTGGCCTTCCATCCCACGAACATGAGGCGGGTCTCCTGCTCGTAGGATGCCTCCCCCATCCGGACACCTTTCCCGCGAAGAATCTCCTCTCTGCTGCGGGCGCTGAGACCGTTGAGGCCGGATGAGGTTATCCCGGCGGCTATGTGCCGGTCGACAATGCGGCGGGTGTCCTTGAACACCGCGTACCGGCACTCCTCCTCGCCGACGTCCTTATAGGTCTGTCCGTACTTGCCCTTCCACTCCACGAAGATCCGACGGGTCTCCTGATCGTATCTGTCCGTGGCCGCCAGAGACACAAGCAGCATCAGCAGCGacaccgccgccgctgccgccatgAGAGCAGCCATGGAGCCCCCCATCGCCGCaagggggaggggaggggagacagGCGTTTCCCGAAGCAAGGGGGCAGTGTTACCGTTAGTACTGGGCGGTGCACGTGGCGGCCATAGAGGGACTGAACCAGATGATACTGATCCGTAGGTTTGAAAACCAGATGGATCCGTAGCGGCGCGTAGCTTGGTACGAGAGCGACGTAGAAGGAGATAGCTAATCTCGCGTTAATCCCTCGCTAGTTGTCGCTGACCCTTTGTTTTCGCTCGCTTCTTTTCTATAGTATCGGGTGATTTTCTCTCGTTAATTCATGGATGGATCTCCGTATCAATCAGCTCATTTTACTTCGAGCATCTCCAAGAATGATGCTATCCCGCGCTATAATAACCGCCGATATAGCGGTGGAGAAAAATTAGCTCCTCCAGCAGACGCACTATCCGCGTCGGCGCTGCAAAAAAATTGGTGCGCGATATGTTTTGGCCTATCCGGGGCGCCATATCTGAGGCGTCGACTGTAGCATGCGGCATCGTTTCGCAGGCGCGCGAAGTTCCAACGGCAGGAAATTTCACCCGCGCCCTCTCTCCCCCCCAGCCGTGCCGCCGCCGCGCAATTTCGCCGACGCTGATCGATTTCGCCGCCGCCCCCACCCGACTTCGCTGTTGCGTCGTAGATCCGCCTCCCCCGCGCCTCCTCCCGCCAGTTTCAAGCACTCCACCACGTTGTACCGAGCCGCCGCTGCTGCCACCGCCACCGACGAGTACAAGGCTCGCGCTACCCGAGGCACCGTGCCTCCCTCCTCTTGCTAGTGGCGCGCTCcaatggtgatcatgtcgtcctCGAGCCTACTTTCAACATGGCACAACCAAGATGCTCGCTGAAATGCTCGCAATGTATGCGCCTCCACCGGCCGCCAACATTGTTTGCTCGATTTTTATTTATTACAACTAGTAGTAGTAAGTCatttcatatgtatatttgtaaagttcatcatacgATCCATCAGACGACGAGTAAGATATAGAGGAAGAAGAGAATATATCCATACTATTGGCATACCGCGCCATTAAGAAGCTAAAAATAGGTTGATCGATGTTCGGTAGACAGAAGTTGTGGAGAGAAGGGATTGAAGGGCACGAGAAGTTGATGCGGTCGTATTTCAATGAAAATCCGACATATcccgaaagctattttcggcGGCGTTTTCAGATGAGCATCAACTTATTCAAGCACATCGCAATGGAGATGACGAAGTATGATCGGTTCTTTGAGTAACGGAGAAATGCCGCCGGAGAACTTGGGCATAGCACCTATAAGAAGGTGACCACCGCTTTGCGTATGTTGGCATACGGTATACCGACGGATCTATTTGATGACCACTTGGCCCTGGGTGAGAGCACGTTTATCATGTGTATCAAGCGCTTTTCCATAGGAAATGTGAATGTTTTTGGATCCACAACTTGAGAGCCCCCAATGCTCAAGATACGGCAAGACTTTTGGAGTTCAACGCTAACATGGGATTTTCAGATATACTTGGCTCAATTCATTGTATGTATTGGAGTTGAAAGAATTGTTCGGCGGCATGGCATAGACAATTTAAATGGTACAAAAAGGATGCCACAATGTTCCTTGAAGCGGTTGCCGATCATGAGACCCGTCGCGTGCCCCAACCGACGGCCAGTAGATTAGggttaagtttaagttttatttaagTTTAAATTTGTGCAACTTTtatataaatttcgtatgaattaCGGTTTTTAATGtcatttcaaatttaaatttctAATGGGATGCCGTATGGAGGCGAAACAACATCCCCAAATAGAGAATACTCTACCGACGGCTTCCATACGACAGTGCTGACGCCTATTTAGGGCCGCCGGTGACGATGCTCTTAGCTGCTAGTATGTGCGTAACGTGCGTGTTTTTTTTCTTTGCCTTACGCAGGAATGCTAGTGTACTTGCAAGACTGTCTTTGCTACATGATAGTAGTCTATTTGTAAGACTAGCTAGATTGACACATACTACAATCAAAATCAATAATCTGAAAATTTCTAGGTTGGAGAAGTCTGAAATAATCTGAAAACTCCTATATTGAAATGTCATTACATGCTGAAATAATTTACTGTAGCAAATTATACCGAAACCAGGGACAAGTTGAAAACTCCAAGATTGGACTGCTCGCGGCCTCGCGTCGGTGAGCCGACGGCCTTCCGCACCTCGTGCCGACAGCATCATGCTGCCCTAGCGCCGCCGGCCTCCCGTTCGATCTCGCCTCATGCGCCTCTCGCTCGATCCTGCCTCCCACTTGAGCTCGCGTCACGTCGGCGCCCTCTCGCTCGAGCTCGAGCTCGCGTCGCGACGGCGGCCTCCCGTTCGAGCTCATCTCGTGCGCAGCCTCTTGCTGCCCCAGCCAGCGTCCGCCTGAAGGAGGCCGGCGCCACCGGGCCATCTCTTCTCCATCTCGGCTGTCACAACCGCACCTATGCGTCCGCCTCAAGGAGTCCATAACCGTCGAGACAGCTTCTCCTCCAGCCCGGGCAACCGCGCGTCTGCCTCAAGGAGGCTGGGGCCACCGGGCCAGCTTCTTCCCAACGCCCAACTTGCGTCCCGGGCCGGCATCCCACCACTCCGCTCACCGTCAGAGGCTATGCAACCTGCtccctccggcctccttctcgacGAGAAGCCACGGAGGCGAAGTTGATCGCCGTCGCCTGTCCCACGGCAGCCGTCCGTCGTGCTGTCATCTTCCCGGTTGATGAAGCGGAGCCGTAGCATCCTCCAATCAGGTTCCCACAGTGTACAACACGCTGCATTGTTTCA encodes:
- the LOC127298273 gene encoding oryzain alpha chain-like translates to MGGSMAALMAAAAAVSLLMLLVSLAATDRYDQETRRIFVEWKGKYGQTYKDVGEEECRYAVFKDTRRIVDRHIAAGITSSGLNGLSARSREEILRGKGVRMGEASYEQETRLMFVGWKAKYGKTYKDVGEEECRYKLFKGNRRVVVQLNAAAGETAYGINQLGDLTNEEVRACCYGRGGFRNNPEIDGKLSARCQAAAADLRDTVEGRLRSQVCQCIAMELEQSTESGGSAIPGDRAHM